The following coding sequences are from one Paenibacillus sp. JDR-2 window:
- a CDS encoding pyrimidine/purine nucleoside phosphorylase, with protein sequence MSQFENVTVVKEANVYFDGKVTSRAVLFADGTKKTLGIMLPGDYEFGTDCIEIMEILAGDLKVLLPGETEWVHIQGKGEFTVPANTKFKLQVAAVSDYCCSYIYE encoded by the coding sequence ATGTCGCAATTTGAAAACGTAACGGTTGTCAAAGAAGCTAATGTTTACTTTGACGGTAAAGTAACTAGCCGCGCTGTTCTGTTCGCAGACGGCACGAAAAAAACGCTTGGCATTATGCTTCCTGGCGACTACGAGTTCGGCACGGACTGCATTGAGATTATGGAAATTTTGGCTGGCGACCTGAAGGTGCTGCTCCCTGGCGAAACAGAGTGGGTACACATCCAAGGCAAAGGTGAGTTCACCGTTCCGGCCAACACGAAGTTCAAGCTTCAAGTAGCGGCTGTATCTGACTACTGCTGCTCTTACATCTACGAATAG